The Kitasatospora sp. NBC_00374 genome has a segment encoding these proteins:
- a CDS encoding DHA2 family efflux MFS transporter permease subunit, giving the protein MSDTSQQAGGRPEVNPGLVLLLCSGATFMAFLDLSVVNIAFPEIIKAFPETTMANLTWVVSGYAVMFAALLTPAGRLADTVGRAKVFLGSLVGFTLASLLCGAAPSANWLIIGRFLQGAMAAGMIPAALGLIMAATPLPQLMKAIGAWSAAAGFSAVIGPVIGGLLVDHFSWRSVFYINGPIGLILLVAGLRALPRHLPPAGSRLPDPVGTVAFAVGVAFVVAALTEGDSWGWADARTLGLLVCGLALGLVALLRSQKHEAPAIDTGLWKSRRFARTNLVASIFGVSMFAWLLAGPLWATQIWGWSIMQAAGALSVGAVASMITSTVAGRISDGSKHRVLVVLGLLMFAACTAMQASALFGTEPRFWSAWVPSGILGGGGLGFAATALSSIAATSLPPVRFAAGVGMNLTSRQVGGAIGTAGLAAIMASYAKPGVDAFHAVYIACTVVSVVAAVVALTLPDPAPAPAQAQPQPQSAGSESHSTAGAAGA; this is encoded by the coding sequence CAAGGCCTTCCCCGAGACCACGATGGCCAACCTCACCTGGGTGGTCAGTGGCTACGCGGTGATGTTCGCCGCCCTGCTCACCCCGGCCGGCCGGCTGGCCGACACCGTCGGCCGGGCCAAGGTCTTCCTCGGCTCGCTGGTCGGATTCACCCTTGCCTCGCTGCTCTGCGGTGCCGCCCCGAGTGCGAACTGGCTGATCATCGGCCGCTTCCTGCAGGGCGCGATGGCCGCCGGCATGATCCCGGCGGCGCTCGGCCTGATCATGGCGGCGACCCCGCTGCCGCAGCTGATGAAGGCGATCGGCGCCTGGTCGGCGGCGGCCGGCTTCTCCGCGGTCATCGGCCCGGTCATCGGCGGTCTGCTGGTCGACCACTTCAGCTGGCGTTCGGTCTTCTACATCAACGGCCCCATCGGCCTGATCCTCCTGGTCGCGGGTCTGCGCGCGCTGCCCCGGCACCTGCCGCCGGCCGGCAGCCGGCTCCCCGACCCGGTCGGCACGGTGGCCTTCGCCGTGGGTGTCGCCTTCGTGGTCGCCGCGCTGACCGAGGGCGACAGCTGGGGCTGGGCCGACGCCCGCACCCTCGGCCTGCTGGTCTGCGGTCTCGCGCTCGGCCTGGTCGCGCTGCTGCGCTCGCAGAAGCACGAGGCCCCGGCCATCGACACCGGCCTGTGGAAGAGCCGGCGGTTCGCCCGGACCAACCTGGTGGCATCGATCTTCGGTGTCTCGATGTTCGCCTGGCTGCTCGCCGGTCCGCTCTGGGCCACCCAGATCTGGGGCTGGAGCATCATGCAGGCGGCCGGTGCGCTCAGCGTCGGCGCCGTGGCCTCGATGATCACCTCGACCGTCGCCGGCCGGATCAGCGACGGCAGCAAGCACCGGGTGCTGGTGGTCCTCGGCCTGCTGATGTTCGCCGCCTGCACGGCCATGCAGGCCAGTGCCCTGTTCGGCACCGAGCCGCGGTTCTGGTCGGCCTGGGTGCCGTCCGGCATCCTCGGCGGCGGCGGCCTCGGCTTCGCGGCCACCGCGCTCTCCTCGATCGCGGCCACCTCGCTGCCGCCGGTCCGGTTCGCCGCCGGCGTGGGCATGAACCTGACCTCCCGTCAGGTCGGCGGCGCGATCGGCACCGCCGGTCTGGCCGCCATCATGGCCTCCTACGCCAAGCCCGGCGTGGACGCCTTCCACGCCGTGTACATCGCCTGCACCGTGGTCAGCGTCGTCGCCGCCGTGGTCGCCCTGACCCTGCCCGACCCGGCGCCGGCCCCCGCGCAGGCGCAGCCCCAGCCGCAGTCCGCCGGATCCGAGTCGCACAGCACCGCCGGTGCGGCAGGCGCCTGA
- a CDS encoding transposase, with product MARPPALPVEDKLHIVLSILAGESTIAAAARKHGLSEQTIGNWKKQFIQGGREGLSGTARTERATARESALKAEIDNLRAALDEVRVQLRVWMNSEEQAFPSRTLR from the coding sequence ATGGCACGTCCACCCGCACTACCGGTGGAGGACAAACTCCACATCGTACTGAGCATCCTGGCCGGAGAGTCGACGATCGCTGCGGCAGCCCGCAAGCACGGACTCTCCGAGCAGACCATCGGCAACTGGAAGAAGCAGTTCATCCAGGGCGGCCGTGAAGGACTGAGCGGTACGGCACGGACCGAGCGCGCCACGGCGCGCGAGAGCGCGCTCAAGGCCGAGATCGACAACCTGAGGGCGGCGCTGGACGAGGTCCGCGTACAGCTCCGGGTCTGGATGAACAGCGAAGAGCAAGCTTTCCCTTCCAGGACCTTGAGATGA
- a CDS encoding DivIVA domain-containing protein, whose product MPLTPEDVRNKQFTTVRLREGYDEDEVDAFLDEVEAELTRLLRENEDLRAKLAAATRAAAQNQANMRKEQPPQDARPGAPVPAAISGPPVPGQQQGPGPQQMGVPQQQMGNQPLGLPSGAPQLPAGQGGPMQQQMGQPQLGQQMGQQQMGQTMGGQQQLVQPMGGQMLQPMGNPMQQQMGQQQMGQPMGGQQLQPMGGPMGQQLGGPMGGPMQQQQGPGGDSAARVLALAQQTADQAISEARSEANKIVGEARSRAEGLERDARAKADALERDAQEKHRVAMGSLESARATLERKVEDLRAFEREYRTRLKSYLETQLRQLESQADDSLAPPRIPATASLPPAASSMAPAGASSMSSATPSFGGQPSFGGNGQSFGGQNSFGGGNGQPSFGGQSGVGNGAPQMAPAGMTQPMAAVRPQPPQPMQQAPAPMRGFLIDEDGDN is encoded by the coding sequence ATGCCATTGACCCCCGAGGACGTTCGGAACAAGCAGTTCACGACCGTCCGGCTGCGCGAAGGCTATGACGAGGACGAGGTCGATGCCTTCCTCGACGAGGTCGAAGCCGAGCTGACGCGTCTGCTGCGCGAGAACGAGGACCTGCGCGCCAAGCTGGCGGCAGCCACTCGTGCCGCCGCGCAGAACCAGGCCAATATGCGTAAGGAGCAGCCCCCGCAGGACGCCCGCCCGGGCGCCCCGGTGCCCGCTGCCATATCCGGCCCGCCGGTGCCCGGCCAGCAGCAGGGCCCCGGTCCGCAGCAGATGGGCGTCCCGCAGCAGCAGATGGGCAACCAGCCGCTCGGCCTGCCGTCCGGCGCCCCGCAGCTTCCGGCCGGTCAAGGCGGCCCGATGCAGCAGCAGATGGGTCAGCCGCAGCTCGGCCAGCAGATGGGCCAGCAGCAGATGGGCCAGACCATGGGCGGCCAGCAGCAGCTGGTGCAGCCGATGGGCGGTCAGATGCTGCAGCCGATGGGCAACCCCATGCAGCAGCAGATGGGCCAGCAGCAGATGGGTCAGCCCATGGGCGGCCAGCAGCTGCAGCCGATGGGCGGCCCGATGGGCCAGCAGCTCGGCGGCCCCATGGGCGGCCCGATGCAGCAGCAGCAGGGTCCCGGTGGCGACAGCGCGGCCCGCGTGCTCGCCCTGGCCCAGCAGACCGCCGACCAGGCGATCTCCGAGGCCCGGTCCGAGGCCAACAAGATCGTCGGCGAGGCCCGCAGCCGCGCCGAGGGTCTGGAGCGGGACGCCCGCGCCAAGGCCGACGCCCTGGAGCGGGACGCGCAGGAGAAGCACCGGGTGGCGATGGGCTCCCTGGAGTCCGCCCGCGCGACGCTGGAGCGCAAGGTCGAGGACCTGCGCGCCTTCGAGCGTGAGTACCGCACCCGCCTGAAGTCGTACCTGGAGACCCAGCTGCGCCAGCTGGAGTCGCAGGCCGACGACTCGCTCGCCCCGCCGCGGATCCCCGCCACCGCCTCGCTGCCGCCGGCCGCGTCGTCGATGGCGCCGGCCGGTGCCTCCTCGATGAGCAGTGCCACCCCGAGCTTCGGCGGCCAGCCGTCGTTCGGTGGCAACGGCCAGTCCTTCGGCGGCCAGAACTCCTTCGGCGGCGGCAACGGGCAGCCCTCCTTCGGCGGCCAGTCGGGTGTCGGCAACGGCGCCCCGCAGATGGCCCCCGCGGGGATGACCCAGCCGATGGCCGCGGTCCGTCCGCAGCCTCCGCAGCCGATGCAGCAGGCTCCGGCCCCGATGCGCGGCTTCCTCATCGACGAGGACGGCGACAACTAG
- a CDS encoding YggT family protein gives MGIVGAVLYWALTVFLLILLLRLVMDWVFQFARSWRPGKAMVLVLEATYTVTDPPLKLLRRFIPPLRLGGVALDLSFFVLMIIVYVLISLVRSLSV, from the coding sequence ATGGGGATCGTCGGCGCGGTGCTCTACTGGGCGCTGACCGTCTTCCTGCTGATCCTGCTCCTCCGGCTGGTGATGGATTGGGTCTTCCAGTTCGCCCGCTCGTGGCGTCCGGGCAAGGCCATGGTCCTGGTCCTGGAGGCCACGTACACTGTCACGGATCCGCCACTCAAGCTTCTTCGGCGGTTCATCCCGCCGTTGCGTCTCGGGGGCGTGGCGCTCGACCTGTCCTTCTTCGTTCTGATGATCATTGTGTATGTCCTGATCTCGCTCGTGCGGTCCCTGTCGGTGTGA
- a CDS encoding cell division protein SepF, translating into MAGAMRKMAVYLGLVEDETYDGQGYDPDDDYDSDPEPIRTGRTEDLRSAAATQPAPAPVAHIAPQPVPAAVPIRQEAPRMAPVSSITPDRRHNVEKSAPVIMPKVVNEREPYRITTLHPRTYNEARTIGEQFRGGTPVIMNLTEMDDTDAKRLVDFAAGLVFGLHGSIERVTQKVFLLSPANVDVTAEDKARIAEGGFFNQS; encoded by the coding sequence ATGGCCGGCGCAATGCGCAAGATGGCGGTCTACCTCGGCCTCGTGGAGGACGAGACGTACGACGGCCAGGGGTACGACCCCGACGACGACTACGACTCGGACCCCGAGCCGATCCGGACCGGGCGGACGGAGGACCTGAGGTCCGCGGCAGCCACCCAGCCCGCCCCGGCGCCGGTCGCCCACATCGCTCCCCAGCCGGTGCCGGCCGCCGTGCCGATCCGGCAGGAGGCGCCGCGGATGGCGCCCGTGTCGTCCATCACACCCGACCGTCGCCACAACGTGGAGAAGAGTGCCCCGGTGATCATGCCCAAGGTAGTGAACGAACGAGAGCCCTACCGCATCACCACGCTGCACCCGCGAACCTACAACGAGGCCCGTACCATCGGGGAACAGTTCCGCGGCGGGACACCTGTGATCATGAATTTGACCGAGATGGACGACACGGACGCCAAGCGACTCGTAGACTTCGCCGCTGGACTCGTCTTCGGTCTGCACGGCAGTATCGAGCGCGTGACCCAGAAGGTGTTCCTCCTGTCTCCTGCTAACGTCGATGTCACGGCGGAGGACAAGGCTCGGATCGCCGAGGGTGGGTTCTTCAACCAGAGCTGA
- a CDS encoding YggS family pyridoxal phosphate-dependent enzyme produces MTNDIYGPFPGSAAFLAALTERQRARYEELGTNLEVVERRIADACAAAGRPRSEVSMVVVTKTYPAEDTALLAALGVTEVAENRDQDAAPKAETCVNLPLTWHFVGQLQTNKARSVVRYADLVHSVDRPRLAESLGAAVLKAERVPLGCLVQVALDKEAGEGEHRAGVAPADVPALADLIADTPGLQLAGVMTVAPLQGPLAGDPARAFGRLAEIASAVRATHPAATMVSAGMSGDLEQAVAAGATHVRVGTAVLGVRSPLG; encoded by the coding sequence ATGACGAATGACATCTACGGACCGTTCCCGGGAAGCGCGGCGTTCCTCGCGGCTCTGACGGAGCGGCAGCGCGCCCGGTACGAGGAGCTCGGCACCAACCTGGAGGTGGTCGAGCGCCGGATCGCCGACGCCTGTGCGGCGGCGGGGCGGCCTCGCTCGGAGGTGTCCATGGTCGTGGTCACCAAGACCTACCCCGCCGAGGACACCGCGCTGTTGGCCGCCCTGGGCGTGACCGAGGTCGCGGAGAACCGGGACCAGGACGCCGCCCCCAAGGCGGAGACCTGCGTGAACCTGCCGCTGACCTGGCACTTCGTCGGCCAGCTGCAGACCAACAAGGCCCGCTCGGTCGTGCGGTACGCGGACCTGGTGCACTCGGTGGACCGGCCCCGGCTGGCCGAGTCGCTCGGCGCCGCGGTGCTGAAGGCCGAACGCGTCCCGCTGGGCTGCCTGGTGCAGGTCGCCCTCGACAAGGAGGCGGGGGAGGGGGAGCACCGGGCCGGCGTGGCCCCGGCGGACGTGCCGGCGCTGGCCGACCTGATCGCCGACACGCCCGGGCTGCAGCTGGCCGGTGTGATGACCGTCGCTCCGCTGCAGGGGCCGCTGGCCGGCGATCCGGCCCGGGCCTTCGGGCGGCTGGCGGAAATCGCAAGCGCCGTACGCGCGACCCATCCTGCTGCCACGATGGTTTCGGCAGGGATGAGCGGAGATCTGGAGCAGGCCGTGGCAGCCGGAGCGACACATGTGCGCGTCGGGACGGCGGTCCTCGGAGTGCGGTCACCGCTCGGGTAA
- the ftsZ gene encoding cell division protein FtsZ has translation MAAPQNYLAVIKVVGIGGGGVNAINRMIEVGLKGVEFIAINTDAQALLMSDADVKLDVGRELTRGLGAGANPDVGRKAAEDHREEIEEVLKGADMVFVTAGEGGGTGTGGAPVVANIARSLGALTIGVVTRPFTFEGRRRANQAEDGIASLREQVDTLIVIPNDRLLSISDRQVSVLDAFRSADQVLLSGVQGITDLITTPGLINLDFADVKSVMSDAGSALMGIGSARGEDRAKAAAVMAISSPLLEASIDGARGVLLSISGGSDLGLFEINEAAQLVSEAAHPEANIIFGAVIDDALGDEVRVTVIAAGFDGGQPPAIVREPVVKSGSTAAPASTPERPATRPSYGTIGSVTARPEEAARTEAPAPATTTAAPVPPQVQPVRQPYVESPAEELDVPDFLK, from the coding sequence GTGGCAGCACCCCAGAACTACCTCGCAGTCATCAAGGTTGTCGGAATCGGCGGCGGTGGTGTCAACGCCATCAACCGGATGATCGAGGTCGGGCTCAAGGGCGTCGAGTTCATCGCGATCAACACCGATGCGCAGGCCCTCCTCATGAGTGACGCCGACGTGAAACTCGATGTGGGCCGTGAACTCACCCGGGGCCTCGGCGCCGGCGCCAACCCCGACGTCGGCCGCAAGGCCGCCGAGGACCACCGTGAGGAGATCGAGGAGGTCCTCAAGGGGGCCGACATGGTCTTCGTCACCGCCGGCGAGGGCGGCGGCACCGGCACCGGCGGCGCGCCCGTCGTGGCCAACATCGCCCGCTCGCTCGGCGCGCTGACCATCGGCGTGGTCACCCGTCCCTTCACCTTCGAGGGCCGCCGCCGGGCCAACCAGGCCGAGGACGGCATCGCCTCGCTGCGCGAGCAGGTCGACACCCTGATCGTGATCCCCAACGACCGGCTGCTGTCCATCTCGGACCGCCAGGTCAGCGTGCTGGACGCGTTCCGCTCCGCCGACCAGGTGCTGCTCTCGGGCGTCCAGGGCATCACCGACCTGATCACCACCCCGGGCCTGATCAACCTGGACTTCGCCGACGTCAAGTCGGTCATGTCCGACGCCGGCTCGGCGCTGATGGGCATCGGCTCGGCCCGCGGCGAGGACCGCGCCAAGGCCGCGGCCGTGATGGCGATCTCCTCGCCCCTGCTGGAGGCGTCCATCGACGGCGCCCGCGGCGTGCTGCTCTCCATCTCGGGCGGCTCCGACCTCGGCCTGTTCGAGATCAACGAGGCGGCCCAGCTGGTCAGCGAGGCGGCGCACCCCGAGGCGAACATCATCTTCGGTGCCGTCATCGACGACGCGCTGGGTGACGAGGTCCGGGTCACCGTGATCGCGGCCGGCTTCGACGGCGGGCAGCCGCCGGCGATCGTCCGCGAGCCGGTGGTGAAGTCCGGCTCGACCGCCGCCCCGGCGAGCACCCCCGAGCGCCCGGCCACCCGCCCGTCCTACGGGACGATCGGCTCGGTGACGGCCCGTCCGGAGGAGGCCGCCCGCACCGAGGCGCCGGCCCCCGCCACCACGACCGCCGCCCCGGTGCCGCCGCAGGTGCAGCCGGTCCGGCAGCCGTACGTCGAGAGCCCGGCCGAGGAGCTGGACGTTCCCGACTTCCTCAAGTAG
- a CDS encoding cell division protein FtsQ/DivIB — translation MADAPVLDDRLEDEEDGEERAPRLRLSRRGVVVLGVLAALVAGTLGWLVFLSSALEVRTVAVQGLESGHLSEDEVRRAVGAEQGRPLARVDLAAVERRVGAVPRVAGVEVWRGWPHTLRVKVTERRPVAAIHTENGRFLQVDAGGREFADEPQPPGGVPVVELQLSAQANEALGVIDRPALVRAAVVVAAGLPPEVAKRAGAVQVHSWDDIRLQLRDGVTVRWGSAERTARKAVVLTALLGRKAANYDVSAPDAPAVSG, via the coding sequence GTGGCTGACGCCCCGGTCCTCGACGACCGGCTGGAGGACGAGGAGGACGGGGAGGAGCGCGCTCCCCGGCTCCGGCTCTCCCGGCGGGGCGTCGTGGTGCTGGGCGTGCTGGCCGCGCTGGTGGCCGGCACGCTCGGCTGGCTGGTGTTCCTCTCGTCGGCGCTGGAGGTGCGCACGGTCGCCGTCCAGGGCCTGGAGAGCGGGCACCTGAGCGAGGACGAGGTGCGGCGGGCGGTCGGGGCCGAGCAGGGCCGCCCGCTGGCCCGGGTCGACCTCGCCGCGGTGGAGCGGCGGGTCGGTGCGGTGCCCAGGGTGGCCGGCGTCGAGGTGTGGCGCGGCTGGCCGCACACCCTTCGGGTGAAGGTGACGGAGCGCCGACCGGTGGCCGCGATCCACACCGAGAACGGCCGGTTCCTCCAGGTCGACGCCGGGGGCAGGGAGTTCGCGGACGAACCTCAACCCCCGGGCGGGGTTCCGGTGGTGGAGCTCCAGCTCAGTGCGCAGGCGAACGAGGCGCTGGGCGTGATCGACCGTCCGGCCCTGGTGCGGGCGGCCGTCGTCGTCGCGGCGGGCCTGCCGCCCGAGGTCGCCAAGCGGGCCGGCGCCGTCCAGGTGCACTCCTGGGACGACATCCGGCTCCAGCTGCGCGACGGGGTGACGGTGCGGTGGGGGAGTGCCGAGCGGACCGCGCGCAAGGCCGTGGTGCTGACCGCGCTGCTCGGCCGGAAGGCCGCGAATTATGACGTGAGTGCGCCGGACGCACCGGCTGTGTCGGGATGA
- the murG gene encoding undecaprenyldiphospho-muramoylpentapeptide beta-N-acetylglucosaminyltransferase, which produces MHVVLAGGGTAGHIEPAMALADALRRHDPSIGITALGTERGLETRLVPERGYQLELIPAVPLPRKPTPELITVPGRLRGTVRAAQEIIERVKADAVVGFGGYVAMPAYLAAKRAGVPIVVHEANARPGLANKIGARYSDFVAVSTPDSKLRDSRYIGIPLRRTIATLDRNAVRPEARHYFGLDQRLPTLLVSGGSQGARRLNETVQAIAPRLQQYGVQILHAVGPKNELPHIDDIPGMPPYRAVPYVDRMDLAYAAADLMLCRAGAMTVAELAAVGLPAAFVPLPIGNGEQRLNAQPMVKAGGGLLVDDAELTPDWVLQNVLPVLTDPRRLWDMSRAAAEFGRRDADDLLVGMVYEAIDAARGGRRRG; this is translated from the coding sequence GTGCATGTCGTACTCGCCGGCGGCGGGACCGCCGGCCACATCGAGCCGGCCATGGCCCTCGCGGACGCCCTCCGCAGGCACGACCCGTCGATCGGGATCACCGCGCTCGGCACCGAGCGCGGCCTGGAGACCCGGCTGGTCCCCGAACGGGGCTACCAGCTGGAGCTGATCCCGGCCGTCCCGCTGCCCCGCAAGCCCACCCCCGAGCTGATCACCGTCCCGGGCCGGCTGCGCGGCACCGTCCGGGCCGCCCAGGAGATCATCGAGCGGGTCAAGGCGGACGCCGTGGTCGGCTTCGGCGGCTATGTCGCGATGCCCGCCTACCTGGCCGCCAAACGGGCCGGCGTGCCGATCGTGGTGCACGAGGCCAACGCCCGCCCCGGCCTGGCCAACAAGATCGGCGCCCGGTACAGCGACTTCGTCGCCGTCTCCACGCCCGACTCCAAGCTGCGCGACTCCCGCTACATCGGGATCCCGCTGCGCCGCACCATCGCCACCCTGGACCGCAACGCGGTCCGCCCGGAGGCCCGGCACTACTTCGGGCTCGACCAGCGGCTGCCCACCCTGCTGGTCTCCGGTGGCTCCCAGGGCGCGCGCCGGCTGAACGAGACCGTCCAGGCGATCGCCCCCCGGCTCCAGCAGTACGGGGTGCAGATCCTGCACGCGGTCGGCCCGAAGAACGAGCTGCCCCACATCGACGACATCCCCGGGATGCCCCCGTACCGGGCCGTGCCGTACGTGGACCGGATGGACCTGGCGTACGCCGCCGCCGACCTGATGCTCTGCCGGGCCGGCGCGATGACCGTCGCCGAGCTGGCCGCGGTGGGCCTGCCGGCCGCCTTCGTGCCACTGCCGATCGGCAACGGCGAGCAGCGGCTGAACGCCCAGCCGATGGTCAAGGCGGGCGGCGGCCTGCTGGTCGACGACGCCGAGCTGACCCCGGACTGGGTACTGCAGAACGTCCTGCCGGTGCTCACCGACCCGCGCAGGCTGTGGGACATGAGCCGGGCCGCCGCCGAGTTCGGCCGCCGGGACGCGGACGACCTGCTGGTCGGGATGGTCTACGAGGCGATCGACGCCGCCCGAGGTGGTCGCCGACGTGGCTGA
- the ftsW gene encoding putative lipid II flippase FtsW: MAGDGKAGTTAPPERSAPLRLISATTTTFKSAGPVARARAFRARFRYTLDRPLTPYYLILGSTLLLVVLGLVMVFSASQSVVTDNHLPITFFFRKQLVALLLGAAMALVLARAPVKGLRALAYPALLGVLAGLVLVAVPGIGTEVNGNRNWISLGFFQVQPSEFAKLALVLWGADLLARKQKTHMLDQWKHLLVPLVPGTVLLMLLIMIGGDMGTTMVLVGMLFGLLWMVGAPMRLFAATLGIAVVACTALIITVPHRLDRLGCVGVTKPDPGLNCFQALHGLYAFAAGGPFGSGLGAGVEKWGQLPEAQTDFIFAATGEELGLVGTLSVLGLFAALGYAGIRVALGTKDPFVRYAAGAATTWIMAQAVVNLGSALGLLPIAGVPLPLFSYGGSAMLSAMCAIGVLLCFARSSPGAKAALAARSSNSRVRPVLARVLPRRRTTARKASRPPRRER, translated from the coding sequence GTGGCGGGTGACGGCAAGGCGGGAACCACCGCACCACCCGAGCGGTCCGCACCGCTCAGGCTGATCTCGGCGACCACCACCACCTTCAAGTCGGCCGGGCCGGTCGCCCGGGCCCGGGCCTTCCGGGCCCGCTTCCGGTACACCCTGGACCGGCCGCTGACGCCCTACTACCTGATCCTGGGCTCCACCCTGCTGCTGGTCGTGCTGGGCCTGGTGATGGTGTTCTCCGCCTCGCAGAGCGTGGTCACCGACAACCACCTGCCGATAACCTTCTTCTTCCGCAAGCAGCTGGTCGCCCTGCTGCTCGGCGCGGCCATGGCCCTGGTGCTGGCCCGGGCGCCGGTGAAGGGCCTGCGGGCGCTCGCCTACCCGGCGCTGCTCGGCGTGCTGGCCGGCCTGGTGCTGGTGGCCGTTCCCGGCATCGGCACCGAGGTCAACGGCAACCGGAACTGGATCAGCCTGGGCTTCTTCCAGGTCCAGCCCTCCGAGTTCGCCAAGCTGGCCCTGGTGCTCTGGGGCGCCGACCTGCTGGCCCGCAAGCAGAAGACCCACATGCTCGACCAGTGGAAGCACCTGCTGGTGCCGCTGGTGCCGGGCACCGTGCTGCTGATGCTGCTGATCATGATCGGCGGCGACATGGGCACCACCATGGTGCTGGTCGGCATGCTCTTCGGTCTGCTCTGGATGGTCGGCGCCCCGATGCGGCTGTTCGCCGCCACCCTCGGCATCGCGGTGGTCGCCTGCACCGCCCTGATCATCACCGTGCCGCACCGCCTGGACCGGCTCGGCTGCGTCGGCGTCACCAAACCCGACCCGGGCCTGAACTGCTTCCAGGCGCTGCACGGCCTGTACGCCTTCGCCGCCGGCGGCCCGTTCGGCTCCGGACTCGGCGCCGGCGTGGAAAAGTGGGGCCAGCTGCCCGAAGCGCAGACCGACTTCATCTTCGCCGCGACCGGCGAGGAACTCGGCCTGGTGGGGACGCTGTCGGTACTCGGCCTCTTCGCGGCACTAGGGTATGCGGGTATCCGTGTGGCTCTCGGCACCAAGGACCCGTTCGTCCGGTACGCCGCGGGAGCGGCCACCACGTGGATCATGGCGCAGGCCGTGGTCAACCTGGGGTCGGCACTGGGACTCCTGCCCATCGCGGGCGTCCCGCTCCCGCTGTTCTCGTACGGCGGCTCCGCCATGCTGTCGGCCATGTGCGCCATCGGGGTGCTGCTCTGCTTCGCGCGCAGCTCCCCGGGGGCGAAGGCGGCCCTGGCCGCCCGGAGCTCGAACTCCCGGGTCAGGCCCGTCCTGGCCCGGGTGCTGCCACGACGACGGACCACAGCGCGCAAGGCCTCCCGGCCGCCGCGCAGGGAGCGGTGA
- the murD gene encoding UDP-N-acetylmuramoyl-L-alanine--D-glutamate ligase: protein MTSNPEWPGLPVVVAGVGLSGISAARVLHGLGARVTVVDGGDGEAQRARAAELEAAGIAVRLGDGETLPEGTRLIVTSPGWPPSSPLFTEAALVEVPVWGDVELAWRLRRPLPETGEPAPWLAITGTNGKTTTVRMLASILTAAGKRTAAVGNVGVSVLDAVLAEEPYDVLAVELSSYQLHWAPSLRPHSAAVLNLAPDHLDWHGTMEAYAADKGRIYEGNRVACVYNLADPVTEELVRGADVEEGCRAVGFGLGAPGPSQFGVVDGLLVDRAFVRDRQKNAAEIGAVEDVHPPAPHNIANALAAAALARAYGVDSKAVRDGLRAFRPDAHRIAEVAVVGEVTYVDDSKATNTHAAAASLAAYRPVVWIAGGLAKGATFDELVVGAASRLRAAVLIGQDRELIREALARHAPDVPVIEAAAGQTGAVAMAEAVRAAAGLAQPGDTVLLAPACASMDMFTDYGQRGDLFAAAVRELEK, encoded by the coding sequence ATGACCTCCAACCCCGAGTGGCCGGGCCTGCCGGTCGTGGTGGCCGGCGTCGGCCTCTCCGGGATCAGTGCCGCCCGGGTGCTGCACGGCCTGGGCGCCCGCGTCACGGTGGTGGACGGCGGCGACGGCGAGGCACAGCGGGCCAGGGCCGCCGAGCTGGAGGCGGCGGGCATCGCCGTCCGGCTCGGCGACGGCGAGACCCTCCCCGAGGGCACCCGGCTGATCGTCACCTCGCCCGGCTGGCCCCCCAGCAGCCCGCTGTTCACCGAGGCCGCGCTCGTCGAGGTCCCGGTCTGGGGCGACGTCGAGCTGGCCTGGCGACTGCGCCGCCCGCTGCCGGAGACCGGCGAGCCGGCCCCCTGGCTGGCGATCACCGGCACCAACGGCAAGACCACCACCGTCCGGATGCTCGCCTCGATCCTCACCGCGGCCGGCAAGCGCACCGCCGCCGTCGGCAACGTCGGCGTCTCGGTGCTGGACGCCGTGCTCGCCGAGGAGCCGTACGACGTGCTCGCGGTCGAACTCTCCAGCTACCAGCTGCACTGGGCGCCCAGCCTGCGCCCGCACTCGGCGGCCGTGCTCAACCTGGCCCCGGACCACCTCGACTGGCACGGCACCATGGAGGCGTACGCCGCCGACAAGGGCCGGATCTACGAGGGCAACCGGGTCGCCTGCGTCTACAACCTCGCCGACCCGGTCACCGAGGAACTGGTCCGCGGCGCCGACGTCGAGGAGGGCTGCCGCGCGGTCGGCTTCGGCCTCGGCGCGCCCGGTCCGTCGCAGTTCGGCGTGGTCGACGGACTCCTGGTCGACCGGGCCTTCGTCCGGGACCGGCAGAAGAACGCCGCCGAGATCGGCGCGGTCGAGGACGTCCACCCGCCGGCCCCCCACAACATCGCCAACGCCCTGGCCGCCGCCGCGCTGGCCCGCGCCTACGGCGTGGACTCCAAGGCCGTCCGGGACGGCCTGCGGGCCTTCCGCCCGGACGCGCATCGGATCGCCGAGGTCGCGGTGGTCGGCGAGGTCACGTACGTCGACGACTCCAAGGCCACCAACACCCACGCCGCCGCCGCCTCACTGGCCGCGTACCGGCCGGTGGTGTGGATCGCCGGCGGCCTGGCCAAGGGCGCGACCTTCGACGAGCTGGTGGTCGGCGCCGCGTCCCGGCTGCGGGCCGCGGTCCTGATCGGCCAGGACCGCGAGCTGATCCGGGAGGCGCTGGCGCGACACGCGCCGGATGTGCCGGTGATCGAGGCGGCCGCGGGCCAGACTGGCGCGGTGGCGATGGCCGAGGCGGTCCGGGCGGCGGCCGGCCTCGCCCAGCCGGGTGACACCGTCCTGCTGGCCCCGGCCTGCGCCTCGATGGACATGTTCACCGACTACGGCCAGCGCGGCGACCTGTTCGCCGCGGCCGTCCGGGAGCTGGAGAAGTAG